Part of the Candidatus Eisenbacteria bacterium genome is shown below.
GAGACGGCGGGCATGTTCCAACGACTGGTGAAGCACAACTACTGGAAGCGCGCGAACTGCATCCTCGTCTCCATGGGGGGCGTGCCGACCCGCGCCTGCCGCCGCTTCATCCGCCGCCTGGCGGACGCGAAAAAACTCCCCGTCTACGTCTTCGTCGACGGCGACCCCTACGGCATCAGCAATATCTACCGCACGCTCAAGGTCGGCTCCGGAAACACGGCCCACCTGAACGAGTTCTTCTGCGTCCCCCAGGCCCGTTTCCTCGGCATCACTCCCCAGGACATCGTCGATTACCAGCTGCCGACCCACCCCCTCAAGGAGGTGGACGTCAAGCGCGCCAAGGACGCCCTCAAGAACGACCCCTTCGTCCTCCACCATAAGCCGTGGCAGCGCGCCCTCAAGCAGATGATCAAGATGGGGGTGCGCGCCGAGCAACAGGCGCTCGCCAAACACGGTCTCAATTACGTGATGGAGGAGTACCTCCCGAGGAAACTGATGCGGACTGAACACTTTCTGCCTTAGACGCGTCTCTATCTACGGGACGGCGATTCCGGGCCTCACCCCACCGGCCGCCCGGGCCCTACCCAGAACATCCATATTTGGGTATATTCAAACAGGATACGGTTCGAAAACACCCCACGAACGCTCCCCTCCGCGGGAGCCGGAGGCCACGAAAGGTCATGCGGAAAGGATATCCCGGCGCGACTCGGTTGCTCCCCCTCGTTCTGCTGCTCGCCGCCGCGTGCGACAACGGCGTCGATCCGGTGGACTTAAAC
Proteins encoded:
- a CDS encoding DNA topoisomerase IV subunit A — protein: MEFPVRSLQNVSYHPDKGFFEIKGRTKERTLTVTTVKTFAQTLRMMALSKELVETDDIATKREAYYVSKNWEEARFTEQPESDTVIEDVEALFRVNREQLGFVPEEKGGDVAGRLVVIDRDGETGEELKIDCTRFGSGAYSIPISVEHLRFETKAKFVLVIETAGMFQRLVKHNYWKRANCILVSMGGVPTRACRRFIRRLADAKKLPVYVFVDGDPYGISNIYRTLKVGSGNTAHLNEFFCVPQARFLGITPQDIVDYQLPTHPLKEVDVKRAKDALKNDPFVLHHKPWQRALKQMIKMGVRAEQQALAKHGLNYVMEEYLPRKLMRTEHFLP